The following coding sequences lie in one Deltaproteobacteria bacterium genomic window:
- a CDS encoding sigma-70 family RNA polymerase sigma factor — protein sequence MHEDVELLRRWQGGDEAAARTLIERHQAVLLRFLGASAPNAADDLLQELWIACVRNHEQLVLTSSFRAYALGIARNLVLVYWRTHARRGEPLDFDAVTLDNLEPSPSQVFAHDEQTRRLVAALRQLPLEQQLLLQLFYWGELSGSELARALGVPEGTVRGRLRAAKAALAQILGADPVAR from the coding sequence ATGCACGAAGACGTCGAGCTCTTGCGGCGTTGGCAGGGTGGTGACGAGGCCGCCGCGCGAACCCTCATCGAGCGTCACCAGGCGGTGTTGCTGCGGTTCCTCGGCGCGAGTGCGCCGAACGCCGCCGACGACCTGCTGCAGGAGCTGTGGATCGCGTGCGTGCGCAATCACGAGCAGCTGGTGCTGACCTCGAGCTTTCGCGCGTATGCGCTGGGGATCGCACGCAACCTGGTGCTGGTGTACTGGCGCACGCACGCGCGCCGCGGTGAGCCGCTGGATTTCGACGCGGTGACGCTCGACAACCTCGAGCCGTCGCCGTCGCAGGTGTTCGCCCACGACGAGCAGACCCGGCGCCTGGTCGCCGCACTGCGACAGCTCCCACTCGAGCAGCAGCTCTTGCTGCAGTTGTTCTACTGGGGCGAGCTGTCGGGCTCCGAGCTGGCACGGGCACTCGGCGTGCCCGAGGGCACCGTCCGCGGACGGCTGCGGGCCGCGAAGGCTGCGCTGGCGCAGATCCTGGGCGCCGACCCCGTCGCCCGCTGA
- a CDS encoding sigma-70 family RNA polymerase sigma factor codes for MATASYPGADAVTGATDGELLEAWGRGDRSAGEALFARHFESVVRFFQNKLDRDHDDLIQQTFLGCLESRAQFRGEGSFRAFLFGVAHNVLGKHLRQRYRDPEALDFAHVSFAELGASPSLVITADQQQQLMLTALRRIPIDHQVALELHYWEDMTAAEIAATLGQPLGTCKTRLRRAKQLLAAELSDLLAGAQGAEATASRLDTWAAGIRRQIDRV; via the coding sequence ATGGCGACCGCATCGTACCCTGGCGCCGACGCTGTGACGGGAGCGACCGACGGCGAGCTGCTCGAGGCCTGGGGTCGCGGTGACCGATCGGCCGGCGAAGCCTTGTTCGCGCGGCACTTCGAGTCGGTCGTGCGGTTCTTCCAGAACAAGCTCGACCGCGATCACGACGACCTCATCCAGCAGACCTTCCTCGGCTGCCTCGAGAGCCGCGCGCAGTTCCGGGGGGAGGGCAGCTTCCGTGCGTTCCTGTTCGGGGTCGCCCACAACGTGCTGGGCAAGCACCTGCGGCAGCGCTACCGCGATCCCGAAGCCCTCGACTTCGCCCACGTGTCGTTCGCGGAGCTCGGGGCCAGCCCGAGTCTGGTGATCACCGCCGACCAACAGCAGCAGCTGATGCTGACCGCGCTGCGCCGCATCCCCATCGATCACCAGGTCGCGCTCGAGCTGCACTACTGGGAGGACATGACGGCCGCCGAGATCGCCGCCACGCTGGGGCAGCCACTCGGGACCTGCAAGACCCGGTTGCGTCGCGCCAAGCAGCTGCTGGCCGCGGAGCTCTCCGACCTGCTCGCCGGGGCCCAGGGCGCCGAAGCGACCGCGTCGCGGCTCGACACCTGGGCCGCGGGGATTCGCCGCCAGATCGACCGCGTGTAG
- a CDS encoding peptidoglycan-binding protein, which yields MPAKLIAFDKMWDAYPNPGEGAEAAKHTIGGAAESETITNTCVLRVSRCFNYSGNDIPKSSTDEILTIRGGDGKQYALRVREFSRYLYRKYGAPDLEHEYPDGTGGEVPPEFLGQQGVIGFEVDGWTDATGHFDLWNGTKCRHHGYFNRAKKVMLWLVPDTPRYVLTASVGRRGKNRPADVEIVQNLLADAGFDPGPIDGECGKKTIAAILEFQKRYLAAPDGRIDVDGRSWNELLRLS from the coding sequence ATGCCCGCCAAGCTGATCGCCTTCGACAAGATGTGGGACGCCTACCCGAACCCCGGCGAGGGCGCCGAGGCGGCCAAGCACACCATCGGTGGTGCGGCCGAGTCGGAGACGATCACCAACACGTGCGTGCTGCGGGTCTCGCGGTGCTTCAACTACTCGGGCAACGACATCCCGAAGAGCTCGACCGACGAGATCCTCACGATTCGCGGCGGTGACGGCAAGCAATACGCGCTGCGCGTGCGCGAGTTCTCGCGCTACCTCTACCGCAAGTACGGCGCACCGGATCTCGAGCACGAGTACCCCGACGGCACCGGCGGCGAGGTCCCGCCCGAGTTCCTCGGGCAGCAGGGCGTGATCGGCTTCGAGGTCGACGGCTGGACCGACGCGACCGGCCACTTCGATCTGTGGAACGGCACCAAGTGCCGACACCACGGCTACTTCAACCGCGCGAAGAAGGTGATGCTGTGGCTGGTCCCCGACACGCCGCGCTACGTGCTGACCGCGTCGGTCGGACGCCGCGGCAAGAACCGGCCCGCCGACGTCGAGATCGTACAGAACCTGCTCGCCGACGCCGGCTTCGATCCCGGTCCGATCGACGGCGAGTGCGGCAAGAAGACCATCGCCGCGATCCTCGAATTCCAGAAGCGCTACCTCGCCGCGCCCGACGGCCGCATCGACGTCGACGGCCGCAGCTGGAACGAGCTGCTGCGGCTGTCCTAG
- a CDS encoding IS5 family transposase, with product MVVSCSTRSSGCCELGLRGETYRSASAHGRPPGTSSTSGRRTRRSTAYFGDCGASPSRTTRTPPSCGASTGHRFELRAAAAAGGKRSDPQEPADHALGRSRGGWGTKIHILCDVEGHPLHFELSAGQAHDGPMLAPVLQGADEALHDDRGVVMEWPLALAGDKGYRAEWIDRYLLALGITPVIPTKHNETRALRPVAFNKRLYRRRSIVECLIGWLKESRRVVTRFEKTAINFGGMVRLAFIHRYLRIFGA from the coding sequence ATCGTCGTCTCATGCTCGACGCGATCTTCTGGGTGTTGCGAACTGGGGCTCCGTGGCGAGACCTACCGGAGTGCTTCGGCCCATGGTCGACCGCCTGGGACTTCTTCGACAAGTGGACGAAGGACGAGACGTTCGACCGCGTACTTCGGCGATTGCGGAGCATCGCCGTCCCGCACGACGCGGACCCCTCCGAGTTGTGGTGCATCGACGGGACATCGATTCGAGCTGCGCGCTGCAGCAGCGGCGGGGGGAAAAAGATCCGATCCGCAGGAGCCAGCGGATCACGCTCTGGGGCGCTCCCGCGGGGGCTGGGGCACGAAGATCCACATCCTGTGTGACGTTGAGGGCCACCCACTCCACTTCGAGCTCAGCGCCGGACAAGCCCACGACGGACCGATGCTCGCGCCGGTCCTTCAAGGTGCTGACGAAGCACTGCATGATGATCGAGGTGTCGTCATGGAGTGGCCGTTGGCACTCGCAGGCGACAAGGGCTACCGCGCGGAGTGGATCGATAGGTATCTCCTCGCCCTGGGGATCACACCGGTGATCCCCACGAAGCACAACGAGACTCGAGCGCTGCGCCCGGTCGCCTTCAACAAGCGCCTCTACAGGCGCCGCAGCATCGTCGAGTGCCTCATCGGCTGGCTCAAGGAGTCGCGACGCGTGGTGACCCGCTTCGAGAAGACCGCCATCAACTTCGGCGGGATGGTCCGGCTTGCCTTCATCCACCGCTATCTACGCATCTTCGGGGCTTGA
- a CDS encoding metallophosphoesterase, with amino-acid sequence MTLRSLSADTMACDKKFVTLPQCSSKWLGICSWLVLVGACGSDGDAMAEGSSGGSTSAASGDSSATTATTTASTTASTTASSTTAADSSGGASSSDGGESSSTGGVPEGATQENLRVAFFGDHGLGPDSVASLQLVLAEDADFLVILGDYDYDDNPTAWHEQLDEGLGTDFPVFAVAGNHDEAEWDGYRQVLMDRLTPIAGADCEGEIGIQMGCKYRGLDMVLSGVGTMDPPGDVSHEDFITSELASSDAIWKVCGWHKNQHDMQTGDKGNEVGWGAYQACQAAGAIIATGHEHSYERTYTLTDLGNHDGGHGAIGEPEVMQVGPGSTYVFVSGLGGVGIRDFDPVHADDTWWATVFTSDYYVDNGDEVPEFTVEIGVTFIDFYVDGDPYKARGYFKTLAGDVIDEYEIHAAH; translated from the coding sequence ATGACGCTACGTAGTTTGTCCGCGGACACGATGGCATGCGACAAGAAGTTCGTGACGCTCCCGCAATGCTCCTCGAAGTGGCTCGGCATCTGTTCGTGGCTCGTGCTGGTCGGCGCGTGCGGCAGCGACGGCGACGCGATGGCCGAGGGGTCTTCGGGCGGTAGCACCAGCGCCGCGAGTGGCGACAGCAGCGCGACGACGGCCACCACCACGGCGTCGACCACTGCGTCGACCACGGCGAGCAGCACCACCGCCGCCGACAGCAGCGGTGGCGCGAGCTCGAGCGATGGCGGCGAATCGAGCTCGACCGGCGGCGTGCCCGAGGGCGCCACGCAGGAGAACCTGCGCGTGGCGTTCTTCGGCGACCACGGACTCGGCCCCGACTCGGTGGCCTCGCTGCAGCTGGTGCTCGCGGAGGATGCCGACTTCCTGGTCATCCTCGGCGACTACGACTACGACGACAACCCCACTGCGTGGCACGAGCAGCTCGACGAGGGCCTCGGCACCGACTTCCCGGTGTTCGCGGTCGCCGGCAACCACGATGAGGCCGAGTGGGATGGCTACCGTCAGGTGCTGATGGATCGACTCACGCCGATCGCCGGCGCCGACTGTGAGGGTGAGATCGGCATCCAGATGGGCTGCAAGTACCGCGGGCTCGACATGGTGCTGTCGGGCGTGGGCACCATGGATCCGCCCGGCGACGTCAGCCACGAGGACTTCATCACCAGCGAGCTCGCGAGCAGCGACGCGATCTGGAAGGTCTGCGGCTGGCACAAGAACCAGCACGACATGCAGACCGGCGACAAGGGCAACGAGGTCGGCTGGGGCGCATACCAGGCGTGCCAGGCCGCGGGGGCCATCATCGCGACCGGCCACGAGCATTCGTACGAGCGCACGTACACCCTCACGGATCTCGGCAACCACGACGGTGGTCACGGCGCGATCGGTGAACCCGAGGTCATGCAGGTCGGGCCGGGCAGCACCTATGTGTTCGTGTCGGGCCTGGGTGGCGTCGGCATCCGCGACTTCGATCCGGTTCATGCCGACGACACCTGGTGGGCGACCGTCTTCACCAGCGACTACTACGTCGACAACGGCGACGAGGTGCCCGAGTTCACGGTGGAGATCGGCGTCACGTTCATCGACTTCTACGTCGACGGCGACCCGTACAAGGCGCGCGGGTACTTCAAGACCCTCGCGGGCGACGTGATCGACGAGTACGAGATCCACGCCGCGCACTGA
- a CDS encoding serine/threonine protein kinase → MSSPPQALPPARPPSIAPLELERLRGSVRAGLFAEPAKPPRLGRYSLLRCIGHGGMGVVYAAHDEELDREVAIKLLRTEIARGDDQRLAQEARALARLSHPNVVAIYDVGVHDQQRFIAMELVAGLDLRRWLAAPRPLREVLRVFAAAGHGLAAAHAVGLVHRDFKPDNVLVGDDGRPRVLDFGLARPPERADTATPGKPPVLPTGIDPFATTFTSTGMLLGTPAYMAPEQYLGDPADARSDQFSFAVSLFHAVYGERPFAGENPHELALSIVRGRVQPITPRYPVPPWLEQLLARSLRVDPAQRFGTMAEVVELIERGIEHTPGLDALPTRPVAAPGHAASVILHDSDVGSDALAQLHALVSRVPAAREPAAVSPAGAAALALPPEVPRDGVITSLSVRRHISGEITAGARERIARELARLEGRRGKLALLGRGFTWSNRALEVHVDVDATGTRVLVWRKLARSIRKRRVLWTVLGVIAGGMGIAVADGIGLLNGGLEPLIVFGLLGTGGAVGMTHAQQRHTAALPAERAELEFIADRIAVLAASRD, encoded by the coding sequence ATGTCGTCACCGCCGCAAGCCCTGCCGCCCGCCCGTCCGCCTTCGATCGCCCCGCTCGAGCTCGAGCGCCTGCGCGGCTCGGTGCGGGCGGGCCTCTTTGCCGAGCCCGCCAAGCCGCCGCGGTTGGGCCGCTACTCGCTGCTGCGTTGCATCGGTCACGGCGGCATGGGCGTGGTGTATGCGGCCCACGACGAGGAGCTCGATCGCGAGGTCGCGATCAAGCTGTTGCGCACCGAGATCGCGCGCGGCGACGACCAACGCCTCGCGCAGGAGGCCCGCGCGCTGGCGAGGCTCTCGCACCCCAACGTGGTGGCGATCTACGACGTCGGCGTGCACGACCAGCAGCGCTTCATCGCGATGGAGCTCGTCGCGGGCCTCGATCTGCGACGGTGGTTGGCCGCGCCCCGTCCGCTGCGCGAGGTCTTGCGGGTGTTCGCGGCCGCCGGCCACGGGCTCGCGGCGGCGCACGCCGTCGGACTCGTGCACCGCGACTTCAAGCCCGACAACGTGTTGGTTGGTGACGATGGTCGCCCGCGCGTGCTCGACTTCGGGCTCGCCCGCCCGCCCGAGCGCGCCGACACGGCGACACCCGGCAAGCCGCCGGTGCTGCCGACCGGCATCGATCCGTTCGCGACCACGTTCACGTCGACCGGCATGCTGCTCGGGACGCCGGCCTACATGGCGCCGGAGCAGTATCTCGGCGATCCCGCCGATGCGCGCAGCGACCAGTTCTCCTTCGCGGTGTCGCTGTTTCATGCCGTCTACGGCGAGCGGCCGTTCGCCGGCGAGAACCCCCACGAGCTCGCGCTGTCGATCGTCCGTGGTCGCGTGCAGCCGATCACGCCGCGCTACCCGGTGCCGCCGTGGCTGGAGCAGCTGCTCGCGCGCTCGCTGCGAGTCGACCCCGCGCAGCGCTTCGGCACCATGGCCGAGGTCGTCGAGCTCATCGAGCGTGGCATCGAGCACACGCCGGGGCTCGACGCCCTCCCGACCCGACCGGTGGCGGCACCCGGGCATGCCGCCTCGGTGATCCTGCACGACAGCGACGTCGGCTCCGACGCGCTCGCGCAGCTTCACGCCCTGGTCTCGCGCGTGCCCGCGGCGCGCGAGCCGGCCGCGGTCTCGCCCGCCGGCGCGGCTGCGCTCGCGCTACCACCGGAGGTCCCACGCGACGGCGTGATCACCTCGCTCTCGGTCCGGCGCCACATCAGCGGTGAGATCACGGCGGGCGCGCGCGAACGCATCGCCCGCGAGCTCGCGCGCCTCGAGGGGCGTCGCGGCAAGCTCGCGCTGCTCGGTCGCGGCTTCACGTGGTCCAACCGCGCGCTCGAGGTCCACGTCGACGTCGATGCGACCGGCACACGGGTGCTGGTGTGGCGCAAGCTTGCGCGCTCGATTCGCAAGCGTCGCGTGTTGTGGACCGTGCTCGGGGTCATCGCCGGTGGCATGGGCATCGCGGTCGCGGACGGCATCGGCCTGCTGAACGGCGGGCTCGAGCCTCTCATCGTGTTCGGCCTGCTCGGGACCGGCGGTGCGGTGGGCATGACCCACGCCCAACAGCGTCACACGGCGGCGCTACCGGCCGAGCGCGCCGAGCTGGAGTTCATCGCCGACCGCATCGCGGTGCTCGCGGCCAGTCGCGACTAG
- a CDS encoding trypsin-like serine protease, producing MRQHRSTLLPALLLLATACADLGESESFRLHKGTEVTTRNGAVQIRMSKPVDGGTSFGLCTGALISDKCVITAGHCVEHFGQAQFKKTGEIWHPDKTNNDADGKATPAEGETVSKIAAVEVLGTSESRDLAVIRLETALPGDTLTRGTKAPKPAQDVLVYGNGTTENGKSAHRKGENGVIGIIPDDDDKDYDHYVLIASGGNQIAEGDSGGPVMFDKKLVGIVHGASPDAAVLGAATNILSKKGSAWLDAKIASVCNPGGGGTSSGGDDGSTGDDGSTSGDGSTSGDSFTSGDSFTSGDSFTSGDSFTSGDSFTSGDSFTSGDSFTSGAGGSTGDNDGDLTGVVETDGSEGGGTSGGGDTDGDTDGIGSGSTSAGGGGIDCTAAADIGGPLHVACADVE from the coding sequence ATGCGTCAGCATCGCAGCACCCTGCTCCCCGCGCTCCTCCTGCTCGCCACCGCTTGCGCCGACCTCGGCGAGTCCGAGTCGTTCCGGCTTCACAAGGGCACCGAGGTCACCACCCGCAACGGCGCGGTGCAGATCCGGATGAGCAAGCCGGTCGACGGCGGCACCTCCTTCGGTCTGTGCACCGGCGCCCTCATCTCCGACAAGTGCGTGATCACGGCCGGTCACTGTGTCGAGCACTTCGGACAGGCGCAGTTCAAGAAGACCGGCGAGATCTGGCACCCGGACAAGACCAACAACGACGCCGACGGCAAGGCCACGCCGGCCGAGGGCGAGACGGTGTCGAAGATCGCCGCAGTCGAGGTGCTCGGCACCAGCGAGTCACGCGATCTCGCGGTGATCCGGCTGGAGACCGCGCTTCCGGGCGACACGCTGACGCGCGGCACCAAGGCCCCGAAGCCGGCGCAGGACGTCCTCGTGTATGGCAACGGCACCACCGAGAACGGCAAGAGCGCCCATCGCAAGGGCGAGAACGGGGTCATCGGCATCATCCCCGACGACGACGACAAGGACTACGACCACTACGTGTTGATCGCCAGCGGCGGCAACCAGATCGCCGAGGGTGACAGTGGCGGGCCGGTGATGTTCGACAAGAAGCTGGTCGGCATCGTCCATGGCGCGTCACCCGACGCCGCGGTGCTGGGCGCCGCCACCAACATCCTCTCGAAGAAGGGCAGCGCCTGGCTCGACGCGAAGATCGCGTCGGTCTGCAATCCCGGCGGCGGCGGCACCAGCAGCGGGGGCGACGACGGCTCCACCGGCGACGACGGCTCTACTTCGGGCGACGGCTCTACCTCGGGCGACAGCTTCACCTCGGGCGACAGCTTCACTTCGGGCGACAGCTTCACCTCGGGCGACAGCTTCACCTCGGGCGACAGCTTCACCTCGGGCGACAGCTTCACCTCGGGCGACAGCTTCACTTCCGGTGCGGGTGGATCGACTGGCGACAACGACGGCGACCTGACGGGCGTGGTGGAGACCGACGGGAGCGAAGGCGGAGGTACATCGGGCGGCGGCGACACCGACGGCGACACCGACGGCATCGGGTCGGGCAGCACGAGCGCCGGTGGGGGTGGGATCGACTGCACCGCCGCCGCCGACATCGGCGGACCGCTGCACGTCGCCTGCGCCGACGTGGAGTGA
- a CDS encoding VCBS repeat-containing protein: MDARSLGPTRLACSARSIGAAWAIAGLGCSDTAAGTGGGTSITAGETSISSSSPDSSSTGTTTAAATASTSDGHDATGTTHGPIFDVGAVDDSGGSDTGTVVPSCKVGDDIDAAQPCVDVAPPDSFEPDVQWAWPGNNGELDVLGTPVVANLTDDNGDGEIDLCDIPDVVVIASTNTFGGGGHLYLLDGATGTEHLRIETPVQPILYPALGDLDGDGIAEIVAATPGDFGGGGFLLAFHADGSLLWQSPDGTQTSSFAISLADLDADGDVEIIFAGGVYDHTGHRLWTGGASYLNTAADLDDDGDLEVIMGGAAYQDDGAVMWSGFDTQGHPHVADLDQDGSPEVMFVSSSGITIVDANGVASVSNAASNLAQWRPAAVHDMDGDGAPEIAVGSSNTYSVLETNLVANWTAAVSDGSGYAAGTAFDFLGDAAAEAMYADETTLFIFDDSGTPLLTTPRSSWTQWENPIVVDVDNDGSAEIVVASNGGAAPPVQVIRDIEDRWIPARRIWNQHAYHVTNVREDGTIPTVQPKNWDTLNTFRTQAQIGAGGGVCMPEPRG, translated from the coding sequence ATGGATGCTCGATCGCTCGGCCCGACGCGCCTCGCCTGCAGCGCACGAAGCATCGGCGCGGCGTGGGCAATCGCGGGGCTGGGATGCAGCGATACTGCGGCGGGCACCGGCGGTGGCACGTCGATCACCGCCGGCGAGACCTCGATCTCGAGCAGCTCGCCCGACTCGAGCTCGACCGGTACCACCACCGCCGCCGCGACCGCGTCGACGAGCGATGGCCACGACGCCACCGGCACCACCCATGGGCCGATCTTCGACGTCGGCGCCGTCGACGACAGTGGCGGCAGTGACACCGGCACGGTCGTGCCATCGTGCAAGGTCGGCGACGACATCGACGCCGCACAGCCCTGCGTCGACGTCGCACCGCCCGACAGCTTCGAGCCCGACGTGCAGTGGGCCTGGCCCGGCAACAACGGCGAGCTCGACGTGCTCGGCACGCCGGTCGTCGCCAACCTCACCGATGACAACGGCGACGGCGAGATCGATCTCTGCGACATCCCCGACGTGGTCGTGATCGCCTCGACCAACACCTTCGGCGGTGGTGGGCACCTCTACCTGCTCGACGGTGCCACCGGCACCGAGCACCTGCGCATCGAGACGCCGGTGCAGCCGATCCTCTACCCCGCGCTCGGTGACCTCGACGGCGACGGCATCGCCGAGATCGTCGCCGCCACCCCGGGTGACTTCGGCGGCGGCGGCTTCCTGCTCGCGTTCCACGCCGATGGATCGCTGCTGTGGCAGAGCCCGGATGGCACGCAGACGTCGTCGTTCGCCATCTCGCTGGCCGACCTCGACGCCGACGGCGACGTCGAGATCATCTTTGCTGGCGGGGTCTACGATCACACCGGTCACCGCCTGTGGACCGGCGGGGCCAGCTACCTCAACACCGCCGCCGACCTCGACGACGACGGCGATCTCGAGGTCATCATGGGCGGCGCCGCCTACCAGGACGATGGCGCGGTGATGTGGTCGGGCTTCGACACGCAGGGCCACCCCCACGTCGCCGATCTCGATCAAGACGGCAGCCCCGAGGTGATGTTCGTGAGCAGCTCGGGGATCACCATCGTCGACGCCAACGGTGTCGCGAGTGTGAGCAACGCCGCCAGCAACCTCGCACAGTGGCGGCCGGCTGCGGTGCATGACATGGACGGCGACGGTGCGCCCGAGATCGCCGTCGGATCGTCGAACACCTACAGCGTGCTCGAGACCAACCTCGTGGCCAATTGGACCGCCGCGGTCTCCGATGGCTCGGGCTACGCCGCTGGCACTGCGTTCGACTTCCTCGGCGATGCCGCGGCCGAAGCGATGTACGCCGACGAGACCACCCTCTTCATCTTCGACGACAGCGGCACGCCGTTGCTGACCACGCCGCGCTCGAGCTGGACGCAGTGGGAGAACCCGATCGTCGTCGACGTCGACAACGACGGCTCGGCGGAGATCGTGGTCGCGTCGAACGGTGGCGCGGCGCCGCCCGTGCAGGTGATCCGCGACATCGAAGACCGCTGGATCCCCGCGCGCCGCATCTGGAACCAGCACGCGTACCACGTGACCAACGTGCGCGAGGACGGCACGATCCCAACGGTGCAGCCGAAGAACTGGGACACGCTCAACACCTTCCGCACACAGGCACAGATCGGTGCCGGCGGCGGGGTCTGCATGCCCGAGCCGCGCGGCTGA
- a CDS encoding cyclase family protein — translation MRRTLPLLVMLACACGHRRYERLDDAIVHTDRIGYTQAYWHRQLVAADFVRPGVKVSEIIPDGAVLVDLTHAFAEDTVVWPSESRGFTLQQIEHGRTDAGFYYESNRISTPEHAGTHLDAPRHFAQGKDGVDTLPLSRLMGPTVVIDISGKAAADRDAQLERADVEAFERNNGRIDPGTIVLVRTGWDTRWPDRLRYLGDTRPGATDKLHFPGIAESAANLLISRQVGAVGIDTASVDHGPSKDFKTHRAFADAGLPTFENVARLDQLPVRGAVVLALPMKVAHASGAPLRVVAIMPQPVTR, via the coding sequence ATGCGACGAACACTGCCGCTGCTGGTGATGCTCGCGTGCGCCTGCGGGCATCGACGCTACGAGCGACTCGACGACGCGATCGTCCACACCGATCGCATCGGCTACACGCAGGCCTACTGGCACCGGCAGCTGGTCGCCGCCGACTTCGTGCGCCCGGGCGTGAAGGTGTCCGAGATCATCCCCGACGGCGCAGTGCTGGTCGATCTCACCCACGCGTTCGCCGAGGACACCGTGGTGTGGCCCTCGGAGTCGCGCGGCTTCACGCTGCAGCAGATCGAGCACGGCCGCACCGACGCGGGCTTCTACTACGAATCGAACCGCATCTCGACGCCGGAGCACGCCGGCACACACCTCGACGCGCCGCGTCACTTCGCGCAGGGCAAGGACGGTGTCGACACGCTGCCGCTGTCGCGCTTGATGGGGCCGACGGTGGTGATCGACATCTCCGGCAAGGCCGCCGCCGATCGCGACGCACAGCTCGAGCGCGCCGACGTCGAGGCCTTCGAGCGCAACAACGGACGCATCGATCCCGGCACCATCGTGCTGGTGCGTACCGGCTGGGACACGCGCTGGCCCGATCGGCTGCGCTACCTCGGCGACACGCGGCCGGGCGCCACCGACAAGCTGCACTTCCCCGGCATCGCGGAGTCTGCGGCGAACCTGCTGATCTCGCGGCAGGTCGGTGCGGTCGGCATCGACACCGCGAGCGTCGATCACGGGCCCTCGAAGGACTTCAAGACCCACCGCGCGTTCGCGGACGCCGGGCTGCCGACCTTCGAGAACGTCGCACGCCTCGATCAGCTGCCGGTCCGCGGCGCGGTCGTGCTGGCGTTGCCCATGAAGGTCGCCCACGCCTCCGGCGCACCGCTGCGCGTGGTTGCAATCATGCCGCAGCCAGTCACGCGCTGA